In Pseudobdellovibrio exovorus JSS, the genomic stretch GCCTTCACGGGGAGTAATCGCTAGATCAGATGAACCTTCAGGCTCGTAGGCCTCTGTTTCGGAAGGTTCGGTGTCTATTGCATCGAGTGGTGTGTCTAGCGGTGTATCGAGCGAAGCATATGGAATAGCTTCATCATCAGCCATGATTTCGGCCTGAACGCTACGAACCTCTGTGTTGTCTGCCTTTTTTTTAAGAGTACGTTTTGCTGTACTTTTCTTAGCGACGGACTTAGCCGGCGCTTTTTTCTTTTTAACCGCCATAAAAAGAGCCTTATTCAGTAAGAACTAGAGTATTCGCTTTAGATTTTTTTCGATAGCTTCTTGTATCTTGCCTTTAAACAGACTTAAAGCGAGTGGCACCTCAACCTCAATAGCGATTTTACTCGAGTTGCTATCCTGTGGTTGGATGGCTAAGTTCGCTTTGAACTGGCTACCCTGAATATTACATTTTTTACTCGGGTCGTCGAAGTTACATGAAACTTTCGGGTCGAACTTTTTAAAGTCATTTTCGCCAGACAACAGGGTTTTGATTTTGTTGTAGGCAGTTGCTGAATCTAAAGGCGCTTGTAAATCAAATTTGAACTTTGGCATAGAGGCTATAATAAGGGGTATGGGGCCAGCCGTCTACGAAAAGATGGCTTTTGACTGGGCTTTGCCAGTTGTGAGATTCTATTCGCTATGAAATTCGTAAAAGAACTGAAAAGAACAGAGTACAGCGGAAATTTAAGAGCCCAACACGTAGGGCAAAAAGTTGTTTTGATGGGTTGGGTCAATACAAGACGCGATCACGGTAGCCTTGTGTTTATCGATTTGCGCGATCGTGAAGGCCTTGTACAAGTGGTACTTGATCCTAATAAGTCTGATACAGCATCGGCAAAAGACTTCCGTTCTGAGTATGTTGTGGCGATTGAAGGTGTTGTTCGTGCTCGTCCAGACGGCATGAAAAACTCTAAGCTAGCAACAGGTGAAGTTGAAGTTGAAGCGACTCGTTGTGAAATTTTAAATACAGCGGCTACGGTTCCATTTCAAATTGATGATGAAAATGTAAATGAAATGTTACGTTTGAAATATCGCTACCTTGATTTGCGTTCACCACGCCTACAGCACAATCTGATTTTGCGTCACCGCGTGGCCCGCTTGGTACGAGAGTTTCTTTCTGGTAACGGATTCCTTGAAGTGGAAACTCCGATCTTATTTAAATCAACTCCAGAAGGAGCCCGCGACTACTTGGTTCCATCACGTGTAAATCCAGGTAACTTCTATGCGTTACCTCAGTCACCACAAATTCTAAAACAGCTTTTGATGGTGTCGGGTTATGATCGTTACTTCCAAATCGCTCGCTGTTTCCGTGATGAAGATTTGCGTGCGGATCGTCAGCCTGAGTTCTCTCAGATCGATATGGAAATGTCGTTCATTGATGTGGAAGATATTTTAGATTTGAATGAGCGCATGTTGCGCCACATTTGGAAAGAGATCAAAGGGATCGATGTTCCGAAACTGCAGCGTATGACTTATTTCGAAGCGATGAACCGCTATGGTTCTGATAAACCAGATACACGTTTTGCTATGGAGATCGTAGATCTTTCAGAGGTAGCGCAAGGCTCTGGTTTTAAAGTCTTTGATGATGCTTTATCTCGTGGTGGTATCGTACGCGGTTTGAATATCCCTTCAGGCGGTACGTTCTCGCGTGGACAATTCGATAAGCTCACAGACCTTGCTAAGAAAAATGGAGCAAAAGGTCTTGTTTGGATGAAGCAAGATGCAGATGGCACGATCAACTCGCCAGCATCGAAGTTTGTTTCACAGGAAAAACTAAAAGCCATGTTCACTCAGTTGGGCTGTACGGCTGCCGATTGCGCCCTTGTGGTGGCAGATGATTTTGATCCTGCGTGTTCTGCTCTGTCAGCATTACGTCTACACATGGGTCGTGAGTTGAAGTTGATTGATACAAGCAAGTACAACTTCTTGTGGGTTGTGGACTTCCCACTACTTGAGTACTCGCCAGATGATAAGCGCTGGGTTTCAAGACATCATCCGTTCACGTCACCAACAGACGAGTTCTTTGAGGACATGATCAATAATAACGAAAAAGCTTATCCAAAAATGTTAGCGAAAGCTTACGACTTAGTTTGCAACGGCTACGAAATGGGTGGCGGTTCAATCAGAATTTATCGCAATGAAATTCAACAGGCGATCTTCCGTCTTTTAGGTATGAGTGAAGAAGATATCCAAGCTAAGTTTGGATTCTTTGTGGATGCATTGAAATACGGGACTCCTCCGCATGGTGGTATTGCGTGGGGTATGGATCGTCTTGTGATGTTACTAGCGCAAACAGATGCGATTCGTGAAGTGATTGCATTCCCTAAAACGGCGAAAGCTACTGATTTGATGAGTGATGCTCCAAGTCCGGTTCATCGTGATCAATTAGTTGAAGTCGGTGTACGTCTAAGTGCACAGGCTGAAAAAGCTCTCGAAGAAAATAATAAGTAAGTTTAATAACAGCTGAATACTAGCTTATTCTAAACGGCTTAAGGTAAATCCATGCTCTTCTAAAGAGCTGATTTGATACTGACCTTCAAGCCGTCTTTTTCCATTTTGATTTTCGACAACAAATAATGAATGCACGCAGAGCTGGATCAGTCTTCGTATAGAAGAAAGGCTCCATTGAGGGGCTCCCATTTGAATCAGCATCTCTAAGCGCAGAAGGGCTTCTGCTGCCGTTGACGCATGTAAAGAACCAAAACTACCGGCATGTCCAGTTGCTAAAGTCATTAAAAGCGTACGGGCTTCGTCAGAACGAATTTCCCCGACCACCAGTCGATCGGCGCGTAGGCGCAAGGCTCGCTTTAGCAGATGGTCCATATTCACGTTGCTGACTAAACCGCTGGGGTCTTCACGGGTTAATAAAGAGACGCTGACGGCGTTGGGAAGATGTAATTCTTGCGTGTCTTCGATAACCACCAGTCGTTGCAAATTTGGTTTGAACTCATTCAGCAGTGCTTGCATAAAGCTGGTTTTCCCTGAGCCAGTAGGGCCAATAACTAAAAAATTATGACGATGACTGAGTGTCTGCCGAATCTGTGTTACTTGCTGCTCTGTACACCACTGGTTTTTAGCCAAAGAGGTCAAAGTCCATGGTAATGAGGGTTGTATACGCAGCGAAAGTAAATGGAAACCTCTAGAAACTTCGTTGAATACAATCGTGACACGGATATTTTTATAGTTTCCTTCAACAAAGGGTTTGTCGCGATTCAAGTATGTACCACAGCGATGTGCGAGCCGTTCTAATGCCGCATTGTAGGTTTGAACAGAAAAAAAGTGATCATCATGTTGAAAAAGCCGCGAGTTTCTTTCGTAAAAAATCTCGTGAGGTGAGTTCACCAAGATCTCGGTGATAGATCCATCTGCCAGCAGTTGATTGAGTGGTCCTAAGTCGTTGAGCTCGTTATAAATACGTGGGAACTGCTGGGGAGCTGATTTTTTAAAGTCATCAGCCCAATCGTAGCGGAGGTCGTTTTTTTGTTTGAAAAAGATCTGTTGGATTTTGTCTTTTATCTCGGGATGCATTCTTACTCCATAAGCGAGGGAGTGACAAAAATAACCAATTCCGATTGGAGATTTTGAAAGCTACGGCTAGAAAATAGACTACCTAAAATGGGAATGTCTTTTAACCATGGCAGTCCCGCCGAGCTTTGACTGACTTCATTTTTTATCAGGCCTGATATCGCAATCGTTTTATTTTCAATCAGATCGAAAAAACTAGAAACGCGATTGCTTTGCAGGGCAGGGATGTCGTCTACTTTATTGCTATAGTCGATAGAGGAAACTTCACTTGCGATTTTAAGACTCATTTGTCCCAGAGGATCTATTTTCGGAAAGAGCTTTAAACTGATACCATATTTTTTCCACTGAAGACTTGTATTTCTTTGAGAATTTTTATGGCTGTGAATGCGGATGGGAAATTCGCCTCCGGCGAAGAACTCTGCCAGTTCCCCGCTGCGGCTAATCAGCGTGGGCGAGGCTAACATTCGAGCTTCACCATTGCGCTGTGCTGCCAGTAAAGCCAGCTCAAACGATTTTTCTGGCTCTAGCTGTGAAAGACTTAAGACTTCTGCATGATAACTTTCTGGCCACTGCACTCCGATTCGTCGTTCGAAGTTTTTATTGATTTCCATGATTCTGACCGCAACTTTTATATTGTCGCGTATTTCCGGTGTAAGATGGTTTTGCTGAGCACGTATTCCTAAATGGCGTAATTGTACCGCACTCGATTCTGATGCTTTCAGATTTGTCGCTGTTAGTGATGTCGACCATACAGGGTCAGAAACTGAATTAAAAATCACACGATTCGGAGTTATTCCCCTTTGCCGCATGTAAAGTTTAAATTCCTGTTCCAGATCTGGGATAATAAAAGGGTCTACATGAAGAGCTAAAAGGACGTAGCTTTGGTGTTGCTGCATCAGAGACAACAGTCTTCGGTAATCTTCGATGCGAAAGAGCGAACCTTTAAGACAGACCTGCAGTTGACAATAATCCACAGATATCTGAACAAACTGCTGACTGATTTTTTTCCAAATCTGAAACTTTCTTTTACTTCCGAGAGGTAAAACCTTTACCATTTGCAGCCGTCCATCAAGGCGAATATAGCTTTGGCCTGTCGTGAGGGGTTTTAAAAACAAATTTCCTTTTGCTGTTAACTGAGCGATAAGAAGCTTTTTGTTTTCAATCCAAATTTTTTTAATTGATCCTTGTAGTGGCCACTCTTCCCCGATCTCGATCAGAAGGGGAGTTTCTTCTGACAACACTTGAGGTTGCATTGGGGATTGAACTGACGATGAGGCCAACACCATTTCACCTAAAAGAAACACTAATCCAATAAATGTTGAAAGCCCCATTGATATCCTCTGTGAAAATGACTTGTGCAAAAAGCAAGGCGTAGTCTAAGCCCTTACAAAAGGATATCGAGGAAAAATAAAAACGGCTTTGCCCGAGATTCGGACTACTTAAATAAGAAGTAAGTTCTAACCCCTTTAGGTGTGTTGACCACTTTTAAAGAAGCATTTTGGCATTTCATCAAAGTGCTACAGATGCTGAGTCCTAATCCCATGCCGACAGAGTGATTCATGATATTTTCATCAAGACGGAAAGGTTGCATGATCTTTTCGATGAGCTGAGCTGATATCTGTGGGCCTTGATTTTCCACGGCTAGAATCACGCGATAAGTTGGATCGGAATCAATAGAAACTGTGATCTGACTTTCTGCTAAGCCAAACTTCGTTGCGTTATGTAGCGCGCGTCCTAAAGCGATCAGAGTCAATTGCTGATCGACTTCGATTTGTTCTAATTCACTGACGAGCTTAAGGGTTTGCTGTTTTGCCTGAAGCGAAGCTTTTACTTCTGTAGGTATGTTCTGTAGGAACCAGTCTGTTCTGACTAGATCCTTTTTGACTGGGATTAAACCGATTTCACCTTTTACAATCAGCAACACGTCTTCCACAATATTTTTTAACTTTTCAGAAGACTTCATAATACGATTGATAAAAAGAGTTTGTTCCTCTGAAAGCTCAGTCTCTTTTAATAACTCACCGAAGCTCAAAATCGTTGTGAGGGGAGTCTTCAACTCATGATTGATCAAAATCATAAATTGATTCTTTGCTTTATCGAGGTTTTGCAATTCTAAAAGAGCTTTTTGTAAGTCTTGGTTTTTTTGGATGAGCTGAGTTTTTAAAGCGTACTGTTCGTAGGCTTTGTCGACTGTATTGATTAAGTCGACGGGGTCCCATGGCTTAGTCATGTAGCGAAAAATCTGCCCCTTGTTTACAGCCTCAATGACGGACTCAATGTCGGTGTAGCCTGTCAGCAAAATACGGGATGTATGAGGATGAGACAGTATGGATTTTTCTAAAAACTCAACTCCGGTGATAACGGGCATTCGCTGGTCAGAAATAATCACAGACACATCAAGACGGGTATCCAGAATTTCAAAGGCCTTTTGGGCCGAGGTGGCTTTCAGGACCTCATATTTTTTGCGAAACAGACGCTCAAGGGCCTCGAGGTTATCACTTTCATCGTCTATACAAAGCAGAGTGGGTTTGAGTGTCTCCATATGAGATTTTAATTAAGCGCAGTTTTTGTCTTTGGTCCAGATTTATATGTCAATCCTGACCTAAGCCCATTTTTGATTTTAGATTCCGAGACACTATGTCGAAGAGTGATACGATAAGGTTTAGGAGATCCTATGTTTGTTAACAATTATAGAGTCATATTGGGTGTCTTGGGGCTACTTTTTGTGTTCAGCCCGAACGTGCATGCCAATGTCAACATGTGGGGGTCGGGATATTATAGTGGACAGTGGTCATGTCCACAGGACGCACGTGTCTCTCGTTCAGCGGTCAATAGAAGTGATCGTGAGCAAGAAGAGCGCAGTGCGATTTCTAGATTGAATGCAGACTTAGAAAAACGTCAGTTGGAACTCGAGCGTGGTGAACGTAAACTTGAACTTTTACGTCGTCGTATTGATCGCTATTTTGATCCAGATGTTGTCAGTTTCTTATTAGATACTCATATCGAACGCGCCAATACATGTGATCGTTACCAAACGCATCCGACATGTACAGCATCAGCTCCGCCTCCTCCGGCTGAGGGTGGTGCGACAGATGTTCCAGCGCCGCGTGCTCCAACAAATACATGTGCAGATAAAGAAGAAGTTTACCCTGCAGCGCTTGCAACAGTTTGGAATACTCACTGTGGCGGTGATACAGCAGCAACTGCAGGTACAGTAAAAGCGAGTATCTGTAGTGATGTGAGTTTACGCCCAACAAGTGTATCGCGTAATGTGAATTCACGTGAGTGTGTCAACGCACTAGCGGAATACAGACGTGAACAAGTTAAGTTGCGTGATAATGCAGATCGTATTGATCGTATTCGTCAAGACATTGAAGATCGTGAATTTGAAATTGATTACGCTCGTGCAGAAGCTGATATTCGTCGTCGTTCAACTGAAAGTGATTGTGATGATTGCGGTAATGCTTCGCGTGGCGGTGGCGGTCCAACTCTAAAACGTGATTGGGTATCGACAATTGCTAACGTCGGTGCCGGCTTAGGTATGATGTACTTAGGTAAACGTGTTGAGCAAAACCAAACTCGTTCTAATCAAGATTTTTATGCGAATTATGGTATGCCAGCTCCTACTTCAGGAATCTCTTATGGATATCCGTTCTATCAAGCAGGGATGTCCGGTGTACTTAATGGTTTAGTTGGCCCTGGAGCCTACGGCTGTGCTTCCACTTATGGTGGCGGTGGTTCTCCGTTCGGTGCTTCTGGTGGTTGGAGTTTAGGTGGATCCGCGAACGGCATGTTCGGTCCATTCGCTGCACAAGGCGGAGCTTTTGGTTATCCACAGTACATGTACGGCAGTCCAATGGGCGGCGGTATGTATATGCCAGGTATGAATCCTTACGGCATGATGAGCGGTCCTTTTGGAGGAATCCAAATGGGTGGCCAATTAGGTATGGGAATTCCAGGTAATGGCATGGCCATGTGTATCACTTATCCATGTAACGTAGGTGGCATGGGTGGAATTGGTATGGGCGGTGGCATCGGCATGGGTATGCCTCAGTACGGCTTTGGCGGTCAATTCGGAATGGGCATGGGAATGCCACAATACGGAATGGGCGGCATGGGTGGAATTGGTATGGGAATGCCAGGTATGGGCGGCTACGGTATGGGTATGCCTCAGTACGGCTTTGGCGGTCAATTCGGAATGGGCATGGGTGGAATCGGCATGGGCCTTCCAGGCATGATGGGTTCAACTGGTTTGCAAGGACAGTTAAGCGCACAATACCAAATGCAAATGTTACAACAACAGCAACAAATGCAAATGCAGTACTATCAGCAACAACAGCAGTACTACCAAGCACAGTTGCAACAGCAAATGCAGATGCAACAACAGGCTTATCAACGTCAGCAGCAATCTATGCAAATTCAACAGCAAATCGTTCAGTTGAATATGCAATTGCAACAACTTCAGATGCAGTCTTACTACGGTACAGGTTACACGGGCGTGGGTGGTTTAGCTGGTGGCATTAACTTTGGTGTCGGTATTGGTACTGGAGCTCCATCAGTGATAGGAGTGCCAGGGTCTTCGACTCTACCAGGTACAATGTATCCAGGAAATACTCTTCCGGGAACGACTTTACCGGGCACAACGCTTCCGGGAACTATTGACGGTGGCATTCGCGGTCGCTAAAAAGTTTGAATGAGTCAGATCATTCATAATTGCTACGATAGTCACACACACTTTTGGGCCACCGGACAGGTGGCCGAAGGCCTCAAGCTACAGTCTTTAAAAAACTCAAGTGACATTTCTAATTTACAGGTTTTACCACAGCATTTTCGCGCTGAATGGTTAGTAGGTTTTGGTTGGGACCAAAATCAATGGAGTAACTCTGAACTACCTGATAGGTCTCTATTAGATCGCGTCTTTCCCGATTATCCAGTTTTCTTTTCTCGCGTAGACGGGCATGCCAGTTGGCTCAATTCAAAAGCGATACAAGAGTTAACTCGTCGAGGCTACGACTTTTCTGTAGACCCTCAAGGGGGGCGGATTGTGCGCACTTCCAATTCAGAGCCTACAGGCATTCTATTTGATCAGGCCCATATCAATGCACTCTTGATGTTGCCGGATTTTTCGGAATCACAACATCGCAGTTTCTTTTTATCTTCACAGAAAATATTTAATCGTGCGGGCTTCACCCATGTGCGTGATTTATCCATGAATACTTTTTTCTGGAATATGTTGAAACAGATGGAAGACTCAAAAAGTTTAACAGTATTCATAGAGGGCTTTGTCACGATAGAGTCTGTCAACGATGTAGAAAAAGAAATTAAATGTATTCATGAAATGCGTTCGCAGGTAGCAGAGCAAATTAGAGTACAAGGTGTAAAGATATTTATTGATGGATCATTAGGGTCTAAGACAGCAGCTCTTTCACAAAGCTATCGCGGTGAAGGGCAAAAAGGATTGCTGATTTGGACTTCTGAAAATATTAAAGAGGTCTTACGTCAAACATGGCAGGCCGGATTACAAGTGGCGAT encodes the following:
- a CDS encoding polyhydroxyalkanoic acid system family protein, whose protein sequence is MPKFKFDLQAPLDSATAYNKIKTLLSGENDFKKFDPKVSCNFDDPSKKCNIQGSQFKANLAIQPQDSNSSKIAIEVEVPLALSLFKGKIQEAIEKNLKRIL
- the aspS gene encoding aspartate--tRNA ligase, which produces MKFVKELKRTEYSGNLRAQHVGQKVVLMGWVNTRRDHGSLVFIDLRDREGLVQVVLDPNKSDTASAKDFRSEYVVAIEGVVRARPDGMKNSKLATGEVEVEATRCEILNTAATVPFQIDDENVNEMLRLKYRYLDLRSPRLQHNLILRHRVARLVREFLSGNGFLEVETPILFKSTPEGARDYLVPSRVNPGNFYALPQSPQILKQLLMVSGYDRYFQIARCFRDEDLRADRQPEFSQIDMEMSFIDVEDILDLNERMLRHIWKEIKGIDVPKLQRMTYFEAMNRYGSDKPDTRFAMEIVDLSEVAQGSGFKVFDDALSRGGIVRGLNIPSGGTFSRGQFDKLTDLAKKNGAKGLVWMKQDADGTINSPASKFVSQEKLKAMFTQLGCTAADCALVVADDFDPACSALSALRLHMGRELKLIDTSKYNFLWVVDFPLLEYSPDDKRWVSRHHPFTSPTDEFFEDMINNNEKAYPKMLAKAYDLVCNGYEMGGGSIRIYRNEIQQAIFRLLGMSEEDIQAKFGFFVDALKYGTPPHGGIAWGMDRLVMLLAQTDAIREVIAFPKTAKATDLMSDAPSPVHRDQLVEVGVRLSAQAEKALEENNK
- a CDS encoding ATPase, T2SS/T4P/T4SS family, which encodes MHPEIKDKIQQIFFKQKNDLRYDWADDFKKSAPQQFPRIYNELNDLGPLNQLLADGSITEILVNSPHEIFYERNSRLFQHDDHFFSVQTYNAALERLAHRCGTYLNRDKPFVEGNYKNIRVTIVFNEVSRGFHLLSLRIQPSLPWTLTSLAKNQWCTEQQVTQIRQTLSHRHNFLVIGPTGSGKTSFMQALLNEFKPNLQRLVVIEDTQELHLPNAVSVSLLTREDPSGLVSNVNMDHLLKRALRLRADRLVVGEIRSDEARTLLMTLATGHAGSFGSLHASTAAEALLRLEMLIQMGAPQWSLSSIRRLIQLCVHSLFVVENQNGKRRLEGQYQISSLEEHGFTLSRLE
- a CDS encoding flp pilus assembly protein, whose protein sequence is MGLSTFIGLVFLLGEMVLASSSVQSPMQPQVLSEETPLLIEIGEEWPLQGSIKKIWIENKKLLIAQLTAKGNLFLKPLTTGQSYIRLDGRLQMVKVLPLGSKRKFQIWKKISQQFVQISVDYCQLQVCLKGSLFRIEDYRRLLSLMQQHQSYVLLALHVDPFIIPDLEQEFKLYMRQRGITPNRVIFNSVSDPVWSTSLTATNLKASESSAVQLRHLGIRAQQNHLTPEIRDNIKVAVRIMEINKNFERRIGVQWPESYHAEVLSLSQLEPEKSFELALLAAQRNGEARMLASPTLISRSGELAEFFAGGEFPIRIHSHKNSQRNTSLQWKKYGISLKLFPKIDPLGQMSLKIASEVSSIDYSNKVDDIPALQSNRVSSFFDLIENKTIAISGLIKNEVSQSSAGLPWLKDIPILGSLFSSRSFQNLQSELVIFVTPSLME
- a CDS encoding hybrid sensor histidine kinase/response regulator, producing the protein METLKPTLLCIDDESDNLEALERLFRKKYEVLKATSAQKAFEILDTRLDVSVIISDQRMPVITGVEFLEKSILSHPHTSRILLTGYTDIESVIEAVNKGQIFRYMTKPWDPVDLINTVDKAYEQYALKTQLIQKNQDLQKALLELQNLDKAKNQFMILINHELKTPLTTILSFGELLKETELSEEQTLFINRIMKSSEKLKNIVEDVLLIVKGEIGLIPVKKDLVRTDWFLQNIPTEVKASLQAKQQTLKLVSELEQIEVDQQLTLIALGRALHNATKFGLAESQITVSIDSDPTYRVILAVENQGPQISAQLIEKIMQPFRLDENIMNHSVGMGLGLSICSTLMKCQNASLKVVNTPKGVRTYFLFK
- a CDS encoding amidohydrolase; translation: MSQIIHNCYDSHTHFWATGQVAEGLKLQSLKNSSDISNLQVLPQHFRAEWLVGFGWDQNQWSNSELPDRSLLDRVFPDYPVFFSRVDGHASWLNSKAIQELTRRGYDFSVDPQGGRIVRTSNSEPTGILFDQAHINALLMLPDFSESQHRSFFLSSQKIFNRAGFTHVRDLSMNTFFWNMLKQMEDSKSLTVFIEGFVTIESVNDVEKEIKCIHEMRSQVAEQIRVQGVKIFIDGSLGSKTAALSQSYRGEGQKGLLIWTSENIKEVLRQTWQAGLQVAIHCIGDEAVHTAVKSAREVAAEGILGRLHLEHVQLLRQDTLQMMKPLHVTCHMQPCHWLSDHTWLKKTLPDELHGSLFQWELLRKNKIPLFFGSDSPIEDSSLLRTRQALLESPKWGIPALQGDWWTYHVHPDRHWGNGQTELGDNGIIQVFLNGESLL